One part of the Malus sylvestris chromosome 2, drMalSylv7.2, whole genome shotgun sequence genome encodes these proteins:
- the LOC126601207 gene encoding UPF0481 protein At3g47200-like, with amino-acid sequence MANGGRDHAAIPIPAANHIQATTSLDRRIEETKWLLHPSSGNSSCCIFRVPQHLSEINKKACQPHIVSIGPCHYGDTRLEMMQQHKWRFLRDLLARTPSNGPRLDHYRQVVESMEESIRGCYSETIDLSSHDLVEIMVLDGLFTVELFCKVGRKSPSDPDDLARLSPSDPDDPIFNLAWVFPNLICDLLRLENQIPFFVLQKLFDESKASREDSESSLAKLALEFFNHAVERTDISTTEEKHLLDLLRLSFIPKPYDQSPQGQARNIRPLIQLIRSAKKPLQGTRKAVKKFVAGIKSKTRKGNTSSSIEFIQSAEKLYLAGIKFKTRDAMSFLDIRFLKGVLEIPRIVLDDLRTDLLMNFVAFEQCYFHCSKHVITYAAFMSCLIRTPADVSFLCDKKIIENYLGTDEEAADFFKNLGKDVPFDIDDSYLCELFKDVNEYHRNIWHVRWAGLRFKYFSTPWSFLSAVAAVVLLLLTAIQVFLAWYAYVRPPKSGG; translated from the coding sequence ATGGCTAATGGAGGAAGAGATCACGCAGCTATTCCAATTCCAGCGGCAAACCATATTCAGGCGACAACATCATTGGATCGAAGAATTGAGGAAACGAAATGGCTGCTGCACCCATCATCTGGAAACAGCTCTTGCTGCATCTTCAGAGTGCCTCAACACCTCTCGGAAATCAACAAGAAGGCCTGCCAACCTCATATAGTTTCCATCGGTCCTTGCCACTATGGCGACACGCGTTTGGAGATGATGCAGCAGCATAAATGGAGATTTCTTCGCGATCTACTTGCTCGAACACCATCAAATGGCCCGAGACTTGATCACTACAGGCAGGTTGTAGAATCAATGGAAGAAAGCATACGAGGGTGCTATTCGGAGACAATCGATTTAAGCAGTCATGACCTAGTTGAGATAATGGTTTTGGATGGCTTGTTTACTGTTGAGCTCTTTTGCAAAGTTGGAAGGAAGTCACCAAGTGATCCAGATGATCTTGCAAGGTTGTCACCAAGTGATCCAGATGATCCCATCTTTAACTTGGCATGGGTATTTCCTAACCTCATATGCGATCTTTTGCGTTTGGAAAACCAAATTCCTTTCTTCGTTCTTCAAAAATTATTCGATGAATCAAAAGCATCAAGAGAAGATAGCGAGTCATCCCTTGCCAAACTTGCTTTGGAATTCTTTAATCATGCAGTAGAAAGAACTGATATCAGTACTACTGAAGAAAAACATTTACTCGACTTACTTCGCTTAAGTTTTATTCCTAAACCTTATGATCAGTCACCTCAAGGTCAAGCTAGAAATATTCGTCCATTAATTCAATTGATCCGATCTGCGAAAAAGCCTCTACAAGGAACAAGGAAGGCAGTGAAAAAGTTTGTAGCAGGAATTAAGTCCAAGACAAGGAAGGGAAATACCTCTTCGTCGATTGAATTTATTCAATCAGCCGAAAAGCTTTATCTTGCTGGAATTAAGTTCAAGACAAGGGATGCAATGAGCTTCTTAGATATAAGATTTCTCAAAGGAGTGCTCGAAATTCCACGCATAGTACTAGATGACCTACGCACTGATTTACTCATGAATTTTGTAGCATTTGAACAGTGCTACTttcattgctcaaagcatgtcATCACTTATGCTGCATTCATGAGTTGCCTCATCCGCACGCCTGCAGATGTCTCATTCCTCTGTGACAAAAAGATTATTGAGAATTATCTCGGAACTGATGAGGAGGCTGCTGATTTCTTCAAAAACCTTGGAAAAGACGTGCCTTTTGATATTGATGATAGTTATCTATGCGAATTGTTCAAGGATGTGAATGAGTACCATAGGAATATTTGGCATGTACGATGGGCAGGTCTCAGATTCAAGTACTTCTCTACTCCGTGGTCTTTCTTATCAGCTGTAGCTGCTGTTGTACTCCTACTGCTTACCGCTATTCAAGTCTTTCTTGCTTGGTATGCGTATGTCCGTCCCCCAAAATCTGGGGGATAG
- the LOC126601217 gene encoding uncharacterized protein LOC126601217, translated as MSRLVNVEIMYLSFVMTSTRHLGLINLYAIDNHGISYDWEISAISIQLSASDQHEKTKEMYNKVVEDVIVEQHPEESEEDMRVRTFTELFKKLPFPDQNHFLSTIIKKFKRERKIGELISWFSTQLDASEQQELIGVMVHVKDDDETVTNEDLRLRRFTQLLFRLALIEQLCDGVIGVIIEKLEDESEAEFKLRRFTELCKRVVDFGVQVHFLDEVEQKLLQPRRHLPHGVLLQPQDSASAAELLSKLSSFGFSLLSIDDQQDKIKQISNKFSAEVVIIERLAGESEEDLRKKTFTKLFNKAPVSARVNLFKELTNKFFGERCLCESILLFRQLGSRDQQERIEEMFGRLVRSEDAKNVILEKVDEESEGDFRLRRFIKMCITRKFLLDEFLRNEAKKWDLKGLQLQISGNKEIDEIKQCRYAEFYFGLSIIWFKTRCAKNPKNPVQVLVRNVGEADYIIEKLQHETEEDFRLRRFTESFEQLHSSSQEDIVKYIKRTIFHDIGYHEPKPMWQYAMTGAAPADPWFDGMPPFTPQFIKVKPPKVRGAITQGGGDGAVTQGGQGASQQ; from the exons ATGTCTCGCCTTGTAAATGTGGAGATCATGTACTTGTCATTCGTCATGACCAGCACAAGACACTTAGGACTCATTAATTTGTACGCAATCGATAATCATG GAATAAGTTACGACTGGGAAATTTCTGCGATTTCAAT CCAACTCTCTGCCAGTGATCAACATGAGAAGACAAAAGAAATGTACAATAAGGTTGTTGAAGATGTCATTGTGGAGCAACACCCGGAAGAAAGTGAAGAGGATATGAGAGTCAGAACATTCACTGAGCTATTCAAGAAACTTCCCTTCCCTGACCAGAATCATTTCCTGTCCACAATTATAAAGAAATTCAAGCGTGAGCGGAAAATTGGCGAGTTGATTTCTTGGTTCAGTACTCAACTAGATGCTAGTGAGCAACAAGAGCTGATTGGAGTAATGGTTCATGTTAAAGATGATGACGAGACAGTTACCAATGAGGATTTGAGGCTCAGAAGATTTACACAGCT TTTGTTCCGATTGGCA CTGATTGAACAACTTTGTGATGGAGTTATAGGTGTTATAATTGAGAAACTTGAAGACGAAAGTGAGGCGGAGTTCAAACTCAGAAGATTCACAGAGCTATGTAAGAGAGTGGTTGACTTCGGTGTCCAAGTTCATTTCCTTGACGAAGTTGAACAGAAGCTGCTCCAACCCCGAAGACATCTTCCGCACGGGGTGCTCCTTCAGCCTCAAGATTCTGCAAGTGCTGCTGAATTACTCTCGAAGCTCTCAAGTTTTGGGTTCAGCTTACTATCCATCGATGACCAACAGGACAAGATTAAGCAAATCTCTAATAAATTTTCTGCGGAAGTTGTTATAATCGAAAGACTTGCAGGAGAAAGCGAGGAAGATTTGAGAAAGAAAACATTCACAAAGTTGTTCAATAAAGCTCCAGTCTCAGCACGAGTTAATTTATTCAAGGAGTTAACGAACAAATTCTTTGGTGAAAGATGCTTGTGTGAGTCAATTCTTTTGTTCAGGCAGCTTGGTTCCAGAGATCAACAAGAGCGGATTGAAGAAATGTTTGGCCGGTTAGTGAGAAGCGAAGATGCCAAAAATGTCATACTCGAGAAAGTTGATGAGGAAAGTGAGGGGGATTTTAGGCTCAGAAGATTTATAAAGATGTGTATTACACGTAAATTCCTTTTGGATGAATTCTTGCGGAATGAAGCTAAGAAGTGGGATTTAAAAGGTCTACAGCTGCAGATATCAGGTAACAAAGAGATCGATGAAATCAAACAGTGTCGATATGCTGAATTTTACTTTGGTTTGTcaataatttggttcaaaaCACGATGCgccaaaaatccaaaaaatcccGTTCAAGTACTTGTTAGAAATGTTGGAGAAGCTGATTACATCATTGAGAAACTCCAACATGAGACTGAGGAGGACTTCAGGCTCAGAAGATTTACAGAATCGTTTGAGCAGCTTCATTCCAGTTCCCAGGAAGATATTGTGAAATATATTAAACGcaccatatttcatgatatagGTTACCATGAGCCAAAACCGATGTGGCAGTATGCAATGACGGGAGCGGCACCGGCAGATCCCTGGTTTGATGGAATGCCTCCGTTTACTCCTCAGTTCATCAAGGTGAAACCTCCAAAAGTACGAGGAGCAATTACTCAAGGAGGTGGAGATGGAGCAGTTACACAAGGAGGACAGGGGGCAAGTCAACAATAG